The sequence AGAGATGTTTTTTAATGCTCATCTTCCCTGTGTAATGTTCTGTTGTATTAATGCTCATGTTCCAATTACTGTATTGCTGTGCCAGTTTCAGTCTTCTTTGATGTGTGATATTTAACAGTCCACTGATACAACTCAGGCTAGCAAGCCAAAAGGACAACACTGGCTGTGTCAGACAGTGATGAAGCAGTATTATTAACACCCTTATAAGCTGATAGGATTTGAGTCATTATTATAAAATGCCTCCTCGATCCTTGAactcaatttaaaaataaataaaacaagtaTGCTAAAGAAGACAATGAACTTCCATGTTCAACCTCTGCTGTGTGTTCTTCCAAACTAGTCCTAACTCCCTAAAAACTCATTGAGGAAGAGAATAATTGTGAAGATGCAAAGTTTTGCCCTTTGCCAAGAGCAGAAGTGAACTGTTTGAATTCCTTTTTCTAGCTGAAGTTGATGGGTCCTAGCTGACTCCTGCTGTTAGGAAAACTTGTGTCAGCAGACTGAGACCGTGGCACTTGTGCACTCGGGTGGAAGGCAGGAAAATCCCCTCCTAAAGCACATGTTGCAACCTCCCTCTTTGCCAATGGTTTGTGCTGCATGCAGGCAAAGGAGACAGCTGTGTCAAAAGCAAGGTAGGCTGAGCGTGTACCAGCGCTGCTCATCTGATGATCAGTCTTCAAAAAGCCTTCTCACACCAACCTTTTCCCTTGACTCTGTCTAAGGAACAAATGTGTTTATGCCAAGTGTCTGTGCCCTGTTCTTCAACCATGGGAAAAGCCTTAGGAACCAAAGGGGAAGAGCTGCATTGCCCTCCAGAGCAGTGCACCTGCCATGCTTTGATGAACCCTCTGTAATCACTTCCACAAACCAGATCTGTCCTGGGGAGAGGAAGTCCTGTTACAGAACCAGTAACTCAGCCAGCTGTTTCCCCAGGAATGTATATAAGAGATGTCAGGCTTGTTTTAAACACACAACTCCTGTCCTCTCTGAGTGTATTTTCCAGCTGCAGGAATTGCAGAGTCACAGCAACATGTCCCCTGTGTGTAAGTGGGGGTCTGGTTCTAAATGCTGTCAGTCAGTTCAGAAGGGGGAGGAGCTTATCAGACTCTACTGCCAGAACATACAACTTGGGAAACAATGACAAAAAACTCAAGAGCATGAACTTTTAGGATCGCAGTGGAGCACTTGCAGAAGTTTCAAGACACAGGTAAAATGCTCCCATTCTTCCCTGGTGAGCAGGCTCAGGGACCTGTGCAGTGGCACatacagctccagcagcagaggggaAGGCTCAACACCCCATGGTGAACCTCACCCCATTTATCTCACAAACACACTTGACAAATGAAAGGGAGCAGCACCAAATGTCTCTGTGATGTGCAAGAGGACAAGAAGCCAAGTGCTTTGCTGTGTGGCTGTCTCCTGCCACCCCCCTCCGCTAACCTCACCCCAGGCAACTTTCACACCCCCagagggtaaaacattcagaaatAAAGAGAAACCAGCCTCAACAGTGTGTGGCCTTTAATCCCCAAATGTGCAGGCAACATGACATTAAAACAGTAAAATTAATAGTTAATGGCTGTTTCTTCCCTTGAACTAGTAACAGATTTGTACGTTAAAGTCACATTTGCTGTGCTACATACGGTTTCTCAGATCAAATCTGTACTTGGCGCTTCATTTTCTTCAGCAAGGAGGGTAAGAAGGTTGAACAGTTAAAAACACAAACTAAACTGGTCATAAATTTAATTTAGTTCAGCTTTCTTTCTTCAGAAGCTGAACTTTGCAATCAGTCCTACTTTCCTGGAAAGAGCTTAACATCTCTGAATCTGGAACCAACATCAGTAACAGCTGAGACACCCTCATATACCTTAGCTGAAACAAATTTCAactggaaaattaaaaattagttTCTACAACTGTCTGCATAATAATTACATGTTTTGCAGACATTCCAAAAAATCTTCAGTCTGCAATGTTCACTTAAAGAAAACATGACAAAAACACCCCAAAGTGCTAATGTCTGTAGTAGTTCTGAAAGTCTAGTGTAAAGCCTCATCTCTGAACTAACTGTATCATACTCTTAGGTAGCCACATCTTTCAACAGAACTACTGCCAAAAAATCAGACCTGAATGCAAGTTAACACTCATCAAAATAATTTTCCAACCCTTTTTCTCTACTGTTACAGATGCTGTTCTTTGACACTTCTTTACACTACTGCACTACTGGTTTCAAACACAaactttgtaatttttttttatcctgaAGCCTACAACAGCAATAAACTATTAAGAACAGCCCAAGTGCCTGTAAAAGTCATTTCATCACTGAGAATGACTTCCAATACAAAAGTCACAAGCACTGGTTAACAAGAGCATAAAGGTTTAATACTTTACCAGCCTCCATTTCTTCTCCCCACTGTGGAGTCAGAAAGCTTAAACCCTTCCAAATTCCCAACTCGGGAACAAAGAGAGCTTTCACAAAACAGTTTTTTAAGCAGAATTTGTGACTGGTCATGCTGTTCAAGTGTGCACAGGCAAATCTCAAACATCAGCACACAAGATTGCTTGAATCTCCTTCCTTTACAACTTTGAAAACTGCTGAATCATCTTATGGTTATACGGTCTCACATCCAGACACAAAAATCAACACGCAGGATGTACATGCTGCTTTTCAAGTACACAGTAACTGAGATCTGCTTGGAAAGACATACATCACTACCTTAAAAACAGGTTAACCAAGATCTTTGGCTTCACTCTGTTAAGTTCCAATTAACTGTTCTCAGCTTGCTTGGCTTTTGGGTAAGACTGCAGTTAGATACAAATAACAGAAATACTCTACCTGTGGCCACCACAAAGTGTAGAGCCAGGAACTGCATGGTTACTGAACTGTACCCATTTCTCCTGGACTCGAGAGCCTTTGAAAAGGTTCTGCAAAGCAGGTTGGTGTTCAAGCACCAGCTGGCTCCTCACAGTACCCCAATTTCCCTAGTTTTTCCAACAGCCATCAAGCTGCCAGCCATCTTCCTACTGAAGAGTATGACTCTTGTGAGAACAAGTCTTTCATGTGTGATTCATCACACTAGATACTGGCACTGGGATTAGGAAAAGGAGCCAGCTTGAAGTCCAAGATGGAACAAGCAGCAGCTTAAAAAATGAAACATTACAAAGAATGCAACCTCATTTCCAAAACAGGCACAAATTAAGCATACCACAGCTGCGATACATCAGCACCCAAGGTGCCATGCTTTTCATCTGCCACAAGACTGCTTATTAGGCATCAATTTGGAGCAGTACAGGAGTGGCTGGGTGCTAGCATGACATCACTTCTTATTTATAAATCTTAATATCCCAAAAACAAGATAAGAACACAGAAAATACATGAGATTCATGAGGATGCCAGAATTTGCATGGTGGTCCATCTAGCAGCAGTGATTCTCCTAGCTTGGGCAACTTAATAAAAGGAGGTCAAAAAGTGAGGAGCAGGAAGGAGAGTGACTGAGGACTTCAAGGCAGACAACAGAAATTACAGCCCTTGACAGTTTTATCTTCAGTGACAAAAGACCTGAGAGGGGAGTCTAGCAGAGATTTCTCATTTCTGGGACTCAGAAAACAGAGATAATCCAAATATTTAGGCAAGACAGATTTCAGGGAAGTGAGCAGAAAATACTTGATACTGTGGCAATGTTCCAATTCTGAACCTTCAATCTCACTCCTAAGTGGAAGAATTCACCAAAAAGTAGAGCTCATCACAAGGTTTCTCTGATACCATGAGCCAACTGCCAAGCTCATCTACCAGCTTCAACTCAAATTCCTCTGTTAATCTGAGATGGGACATAGATCTATCACAGAGCAGACTTCCCTTTAACCAGAAACTGACAGTAAATTAGAGAAGACAGCAGTTGAtgattaaattattattttggaACTGCTTTCTTGTGCCCAGAGTAGGTAactgaaggcctttggtagcaatACTCCCACCCAACACACAGATCTGACCTGCCATGTAGGAAACATGCAGAGATTCAgagagccagcactgcccagACAGCAGCACCAACACAGCAGTCTGTCAGCAGCTGAATGCATCCAACAAGGCTCTCAACCCTTCACAGGCATTACACACCTTCAGCTCTTGCAACAGCTACACTGTTCCAGCTTGCAGTATAGGCACCTGCTCTATCTCATGAACACATTTCCTTTAATGTGTCACTGAAATCTGAAGGAAGGCAAGTGCAGCTGCTGTTTGAGTCAGCTGCAGCAAGTTACATCACCAGTTCTGTGTCCCTTCTGTACCAAACAAACTTCCTCAACACGAAACACTACAGCTGATGTAAGAAAGATTTCTCTGTCTCTGAAGAATGACCTGAGATTTTaatccacctccttctcctgatCTAAAACTGACCCACCCACTATTGCtagtaaataaaattttcatttaaaCACTCAGATTTAAGTTTATTCATACACAGTAAAAGTTCCACCTGcatattaaaaacaaacagatTAGAAGTAAATGTTTTATTCTTCCAACTAAATTCCAGTACTACAAGGGCAGTAAAACAATGATACACTGAAAAATTGCAGCAATAAACATTTGTTAAAGACTGATAGAATaaataaaaactacaaaaatgaGAAATCATATAAACCCATTCTTAACCCCCAAAAAAGTCATGGAATACAGAAATGCCCTCCTTCACTATTTCACAGGCAGTACTGTGGGCTATTTGCTTAAAATTGTCCTGGGATTACATTCTAACTTAACTGTGATTACAGCTCTGTTGTAGTGCACAGTTATGAAAACCACACTAACTTCAGTCAGAAGTGTCATTCTACGTTTTTATTTACACAACCAGTGAAgggcaacttctagaacaccagCTTTAATCCTTTACTTTTTCAAACTTATTAACATAAGAAGCCAAATTGTAATGATACAGCAAATGAGGCCACTGGTATTATTACAGGTAGCAAAGGTCCACATCCAGGTGGTACTGACATCAGGGAGCACTCCAAAACCAGTTGCTGCATAAGAGTGGTTGCCACTGACAAAAGCTTGAAATAACCTGTGTtcacaggggggaaaaaatatgGCATTGCTGCAAGTCTTTACTGGGACAGCTTGCAACAATAAAACAGGGTGTATAGGGCAGCCCACATATGCAGAAAGTGTGATTCATGAAACAtctggaaagagagaaaaaaaaagaagagttaaTGACAGCACTAACAAGTATCAGCTCTGTGCAAATCTTCTATGGTAGTATCAAAACTGGTTTCAAAACTAAACTCCAGCATGCTATGGGAAACCAGGTCTAGATGTTTAAAACACAAGCTGCATTTTCTCTCACACCTCCCTTTCAATCTCAATACTCCATATTCTCAGTTTTGAATATTTTACCTAGGGGCCTAGCAGCTTAACAGCAAACAATGGCCATTTAAATTATTGAACACTTGGTAACTCAATGCTGCTCCAGGGACCAGAAGAAAGAGATACTCACAACTGGCAGGCTGTTCTCCATATCGTCGCATGATCTGATCATGCGTGAACTTCACAAATGCGTCATATTGTTCTGCAAGGATGGAACATTGCAAGGATGAGGATTAAATTTCAATCCAGCAGAAAAATACTCAGGGCTAATTTTTATACACAGAAATCATACAAGCTAAACACACCCCCAAACTCGCAGTAGTTTTAAACAACTTCATACAGTTCATAGCTGCCATTTCTTTTTTTATCCTCCAGAACAATTAAGCTAATGGCCCCTTAATTAAAAGACTCTCCCATACAAACTTCTGTAAATGAAAAAGATGGCAGTAAACTCAAAGAGAATTATGCTGCATGTAACAAAGATCTCAATATACCTCACACTTGCTAAGTTTCACACACTGTATTTTGAAGAAACGAAGTGTGCCCATTTTACAGATCCATAATGGGGGCAGAGTAGAAAACAAGGCATAAAGGTAAGTACTAGGGTTGGAAACATAATTTGTCTGCTTCTACCACTACCAGAtataagaaaattaatttaatgaaATGGAAACACAAAAGTACAAGAGAAAGGGATTTGCTACAGAGTTAGAAACTGTATTTGCCGACTGCCAGAAAATCAAAAGCAAACAAGAAACTAAAAGGATGAAATGCTAAGTGACTAACTTTTGAGTAATTCTAATCACAGAAGCAGCTGCTATGGGAGACATACAGTTGACTGTGGATTGCATGAAAACAGTAACTGTGTCATCTGAAATGAAATTTTTATATGAAACATACTTGGCTTTGAACTAAGCACTGTTTGAACCGTTATCTCCCAGAAAGGTTATTCTTTCTATACACACATCCATACAAACACATTTGCAATATTTTATTCAGTTTTAATACTGCACTCATCAGCAGGATATCACCTTTCAGAATTAGGAAATTGAACAAGGAGAGTAATATCTACCAGATGCCGCTCCTCTCCATTCCCCTTCCTCCCTTGTGGAAAAATACATGTGCAGCACTGTGGGGTGTTCTGAGAAAAGGGCAAGGTCAAAGAAGGCAATCTTCAACCAAAAATGCAGTTAGATTTGTAGTGGTTCCTAGTCCCACAGGTCTGCCCCAATAAAGGCCCCATCCTGTTGCAGGGATGAGCTTCACCTTTGAAGTAAACAGGGTGTCAGTAACCAGcaggcagtgcagcagcagccccagaggtGGGAGCACATTCGTTCATCCCTGCCCGAGGGCCCTGCGGTCACCGtggccagctcagctcccccctGCCCACAGGCAGCACCTGCTTCCCTGCACTTCTGACCAGCAGCTCTTGTGTGACTTCAGCCAcacaacaaaacaacacaaagaGCACACTGAAGGATCCAGTGCGCTGAAACCCTTTCAAAAAGTAACACCAACTAGAATTTTTCCCAGAAGCATGCATTAAAGGCCAAAATCAAACTTGCAAATTAAGGTGGAAGTCAGCATACACAGCTGCTTTGTAACATCCTCTTAGTTAGAACTAGGgctttgcaattttttttaaatccaattACTAAAAAAGCCCCGTTCTTGTGACAGTCGGATTGAGAAGTTAAGCAATCAAAAGGTAGGAGCAGCCTACAGTTAACTACTTGAGAATATAAGTGAACACTGCACAAATACTTACATCACTGTATCATATACATCCTAACTATTTTAAGTCAGGTGGATAAATGACATGAACATAAATATAATTAAACTACTATAAAAGGCTGTTCTTCAGAAATTCTTTAAAACCTTTCAAGCTTGTGTTTTGCTAAGGCTCTTGCAAAACCAAGTTTGTGCTAACACAGCAGTTTCAGGTAACAGAGGCAGGAAGAGAAATCAGGGCATTACAATGATCTGAGTTTTCCGTTTACCAAACATTTATTCTGCCTGAAAAGCAACTCTGCTTGCAAGGAACATGGAAGAAGGAAAGAATAGGCAATATCTGGCTAACTACCTACATGATAACTCTGGTTCAGAAAATACTTAACTGAATGTTTGCATCTTGGGTAACTTGAAAGAAGCTATTCAACTGAGATTTATTATGGAATTTCCAGTTAACATTTCCTTTGACTTCACTTTTTAACAAGGAGTATCACCTTACTGCATGAAGTTTAGAAAAGGATATAACCATTCTGCCAGCAGACAACCATAACTGGCCTTCCATGTAGGGAATGTCTAAATTCTTTTGCCAGTCTTTAAATTCTCGTATAACGTTGAAAATGTATTACTGGCTTAATACCTGTGATGCAGTAACATGATCTTCCTAACTGCTCTTTTGGTGACACCATGGTAAGAACAAGTAAACCTAAATCATCTCACTAAACCACAACTCCCAGATAGAATTCATCCCCTCCCTttcccaaaaacaaacccaacaatgCTCCTTTCGGGACCGAGAGACAGAGCACATGTAACAAACTTGACAGAAGGGCTTCCTGTTTGTAAAGAACTACAAGCTTGTACTTCCAAATCTGGAAGAAATGTGAATCTATCTGGTCTTCAAATGGTTATGAATCCTGCTAAATGAAATGAATTTAAGAAAATACAGGAAATTACTCAATTCCTAACATACACAAATTAGGAGAAAAAGTTCTACAGAGTCTTAATTCATCAGGCTGAAGCAGGTTAAAAAGAACAACACTGGAATGGAACACCAGGCTCCAAGCAGAAGTATGGCTTTAGTTATAGTTTTAAACAGACGCAGATTTAAGAGGGACACAGAACAATTGCAATTTCTTACACAGATCAGCAGGTGCAGAACATGGACAGGATCTCGGGTGCAGAGACAATACTATCACAAGCAACCCACAAGCCCGGTGACTTTCTGCATGTGCATGCCTGTAAAAGGTTTTATTCCCACTTGAAGAGATCTGCCAACTTTAATTCTGATGTGTTTTCAGGTGGGAAGCACAACAGCTGTAGGTATTCAAAAGCACATCTGCAGAACAGTGTGCTCAGATTTTCATTATCATCACACTAGATATTAAATTAGACTCCACATCATACTGTGAAAGCACCTACCTCTGAATGCACAAGAATTTAGGTGCTCAAATGCTAGCAAGAGGCTTAGAAGTAAAGGATCTCAAAAACTGAAGAAAGGTCATATTTACAATGCTGACATTAGTGTGATCTTGATGGAAAGATAAGCTGGCATCAGGTGCCAAGGATTTCAGCTGAATTCTAAAAGAATTCAACATGGAGCATCAGAAATACAGCTGAACTGACTCTCAAGCAGATACCAAACACTGCTAGCAGCAGTGTAATGCTAAGTACTGGGAAGAGAAAGGGCAATCTTAGGTACTGTCATCTTGCCAAATTCCAGAAAAAGGAAGTCAGTTCccaagcaggaaaaaaacaaaacaaaacaaaacagtccTTCAAAAAGAGCTCTCTACAGGCAGTCTTtctgaagaaaaagggaaaaaaaaaaaagggaaattgtcAATTCAGACACAGTAGCAAGAGAAAGTTCTAACTGAAATAAAACTGTCTTCACTGAGTAGTAATAAATAAGAGTCATACTTTCTATCCAAAGCAGCACAGAAGGAAAAAACCTATCAAAGGGAGTAAACATTTTTTCTGTCATGTATGCAACCCCATTCCTTCATCAGATTAGGTCAGAAAAAAACACACACTCTATAACAAAAACAAGAGAAGTTTTAAGCTTTCAAAATCACTCTGACTTATATTATTCTGAACTGTAAGATACCTGCAAGTTTTGTGGTCAAAATTTCTTCATACTCTTCACGGATTTTCTCTTCACGTTCTTTCAGCAAACGTTCACAGATCATTCCAACTTGTCTGAGAGTAAACAGGGGCTGTTCTTTTTTCAATGGTGATGATGCTGCAGATGAAGTACCTAAGAGTAAATATTTGGGCATACCAATTTACAATTACAAGTAGATCAGAACCAGTTTTTTATAATCAGGTTTTTTCACACTTTTTACATTAAAGGAACTTTACAAAACATTTGAAGATTTTGATCCTCCTAATTCCTACTGAAGCAGGACTGGATGCTCAAAAAGGAAAACATCTGCAATGCACAACACTCACAACCATCAAAACCCCAGGAACATCATGCAAACACTGTGAACACCATTTACATGGCAGCTGCCACACACAAATTTAAGCTTCTATTATATATAAAAGTTATAGTGCAGTATATTGGTGCCAAGACAGCTGCTCTGCAAAGCCTATTACAGTATCAGTGACAGCAGGCAGGATGGTCTCCTGAAAACAACGCCAGGTTTTTGTCTGaacaattttaaaaatgcaaagctACCATCTTCCAGACCAACAGCACTACTGCCAACAAAAGCAGCAGTAACTAGTGGGAATGTGTCATAACACAACAGGTAATGGGGAGAACTATTTACTCAAATGGAATCTGACACAATAACAGAATACAGCAGAATTACACACAATTTATGGCCAAAAAACATCAGTAACTGGTGACAAGGTGCCATAAAGCACCAAGTAACTAGAAAAGTTGTTTACACAAGCAGAGTCtaagaaaacataggaaaattaCACAGAATTATCTGAGTACCTGGCAAAGCTGGTCCAGTGAGGAGAAATGCATGTGGCTGTGCATCAGTAGAACAACAAGGATCTGTCTGCTGGAAGCTATTTTCTAAATGTCTTCTCTTCTGCATGCGTTTGTACTCCTGTTTTATGTTGTACAGAATTTGTtctaaaaagagggaaaaaacaacaaaaaaccctaaaataatTATCTTTATATTTCACCATTTTGCTTGATTTCCACTCAAACATCGAATGCTGTAGATAAATAGCAGATGATAAAGGATAGGCAGACTGTTAAAACGTGACCTGCAAAAACAATGTCTTACCTAAGACATAAAACCATTAAACTAATTAAAAGAAAGGTAACCCAGGCTATTTTCACCAGAAGAACACCAGCAAAACTGTTCTTATTTGAGGTCAAGTATTGGCACCAGAGTACTgctaacaaaaaaacccagcatcCTAAAATTCAGGAATGATACAATGTGCATGGATAAAAATTTGTCAATAAAACTTATACTTGTATTAATTATCTTTGCTTCATATACTTAATCTTTCAATTAATCTTTCATTCCCACACAGCATTTATCACTCACAGAATTAAGAGTAACAAGACACTCAAGAATAAAACAGCCACGTGACATGCCATTCCTCTCTGCAGGCTGTCCTACGGGCAGCACAGTGAAGAGGAAAACACAATTCAGACCACATGCATTAAGCATCTACTGCTTAAAAAATGAGAGTTGGAAACTGACAGGAAAAATACAAAAGCCTTTCACGACATTTTTGACAGTCTCAAATTTATCCAAATAAAACACAGTGGATGGATCAACAGCCTCTTTCAAAGAAGTATGGCAATATGTAGTGCAGCTTTTAATTGCAATGAATGAAGTACAGCAAGTTTTTAAATAATCTCATCTCCACTGTAGAATCATAAGGGAAAAACTAATCCTTGTAACAGAACTGCCAATCCTGTGTGCCTTCTCTCTGAAATTCCACATACCAAATGGCTCTCAGGTGCATCAGTGGCATAACTGCATATCATCTAGCAATGTAAAAtactcaagaa comes from Melospiza melodia melodia isolate bMelMel2 chromosome 3, bMelMel2.pri, whole genome shotgun sequence and encodes:
- the AKIRIN2 gene encoding akirin-2 isoform X1, encoding MACGATLKRTLDFDPLLSPASPKRRRCAPLSAPASAASSSFAAAASSPQKYLRMEPSPFGEVSSRLTTEQILYNIKQEYKRMQKRRHLENSFQQTDPCCSTDAQPHAFLLTGPALPGTSSAASSPLKKEQPLFTLRQVGMICERLLKEREEKIREEYEEILTTKLAEQYDAFVKFTHDQIMRRYGEQPASYVS
- the AKIRIN2 gene encoding akirin-2 isoform X2, with product MACGATLKRTLDFDPLLSPASPKRRRCAPLSAPASAASSSFAAAASSPQKYLRMEPSPFGEVSSRLTTEQILYNIKQEYKRMQKRRHLENSFQQTDPCCSTDAQPHAFLLTGPALPASSPLKKEQPLFTLRQVGMICERLLKEREEKIREEYEEILTTKLAEQYDAFVKFTHDQIMRRYGEQPASYVS